Proteins encoded by one window of Ictidomys tridecemlineatus isolate mIctTri1 chromosome 7, mIctTri1.hap1, whole genome shotgun sequence:
- the Gfus gene encoding GDP-L-fucose synthase isoform X4 produces MKGLEPDGLGLTPIWPSRDTAQTQALFQRVQPTHVIHLAAMVGGLFRNIKYNLDFWEELDEQAQRRNVHINDNVLHSAFEVGVCKVVSCLSTCIFPDKTTYPIDETMIHNGPPHNSNFGYSYAKRMIDVQNRAYFQQHGCTFTAVIPTNVFGPHDNFNIEDGHVLPGLIHKVHLAKSSGSALTVWGTGKPRRQFIYSLDLARLFIWVLREYSEVEPIILSVGEEDEVSIKEAAEAVMEAMGFHGEVTYDTTKSDGQFKKTASNSKLRGYLPDFRFTPFKQAVKETCAWFTDNYEQARK; encoded by the exons ATGAAAGGATTGGAACCAGATGGCCTTGGCCTCACACCAATTTGGCCCTCCAG GGACACAGCACAGACCCAAGCCCTGTTCCAGAGGGTCCAGCCCACTCATGTCATCCACCTTGCTGCAATGGTAGGGGGCCTGTTCCGGAATATCAAATACAATTTGGACTTCTGG GAGGAGTTAGACGAACAGGCACAG AGGAGGAATGTGCACATCAACGACAATGTCCTGCATTCTGCCTTCGAGGTGGGCGTCTGCAAGGTGGTCTCCTGCCTGTCCACCTGTATCTTCCCTGACAAGACCACCTACCCTATTGATGAGACCATG ATCCACAACGGGCCACCCCACAACAGCAATTTTGGGTACTCCTACGCCAAGAGGATGATTGACGTGCAGAACAG GGCCTATTTTCAGCAGCATGGCTGCACATTCACCGCTGTCATCCCCACCAACGTCTTTGGGCCCCACGACAACTTCAACATTGAAGATGGCCATGTGCTGCCCGGCCTTATCCACAAGGTGCACCTGGCGAAGA GCAGTGGCTCTGCCCTGACAGTGTGGGGTACAGGGAAACCACGGAGGCAGTTCATCTACTCGCTG GACTTGGCCCGGCTCTTCATCTGGGTCCTACGGGAGTACAGTGAGGTGGAGCCCATCATCCTCTCAG TGGGCGAGGAAGATGAGGTCTCCATCAAGGAGGCAGCTGAGGCTGTGATGGAGGCCATGGGCTTCCACGGGGAAGTCACC TATGATACCACCAAGTCAGACGGGCAGTTTAAGAAGACAGCCAGCAACAGCAAGCTTCGGGGCTACCTACCTGACTTCCGGTTCACACCTTTCAAGCAGG CTGTAAAGGAGACCTGTGCCTGGTTCACTGACAACTATGAGCAGGCCCGGAAGTAA
- the Gfus gene encoding GDP-L-fucose synthase isoform X5: protein MKGLEPDGLGLTPIWPSRDTAQTQALFQRVQPTHVIHLAAMVGGLFRNIKYNLDFWRRNVHINDNVLHSAFEVGVCKVVSCLSTCIFPDKTTYPIDETMIHNGPPHNSNFGYSYAKRMIDVQNRAYFQQHGCTFTAVIPTNVFGPHDNFNIEDGHVLPGLIHKVHLAKSSGSALTVWGTGKPRRQFIYSLDLARLFIWVLREYSEVEPIILSVGEEDEVSIKEAAEAVMEAMGFHGEVTYDTTKSDGQFKKTASNSKLRGYLPDFRFTPFKQAVKETCAWFTDNYEQARK from the exons ATGAAAGGATTGGAACCAGATGGCCTTGGCCTCACACCAATTTGGCCCTCCAG GGACACAGCACAGACCCAAGCCCTGTTCCAGAGGGTCCAGCCCACTCATGTCATCCACCTTGCTGCAATGGTAGGGGGCCTGTTCCGGAATATCAAATACAATTTGGACTTCTGG AGGAGGAATGTGCACATCAACGACAATGTCCTGCATTCTGCCTTCGAGGTGGGCGTCTGCAAGGTGGTCTCCTGCCTGTCCACCTGTATCTTCCCTGACAAGACCACCTACCCTATTGATGAGACCATG ATCCACAACGGGCCACCCCACAACAGCAATTTTGGGTACTCCTACGCCAAGAGGATGATTGACGTGCAGAACAG GGCCTATTTTCAGCAGCATGGCTGCACATTCACCGCTGTCATCCCCACCAACGTCTTTGGGCCCCACGACAACTTCAACATTGAAGATGGCCATGTGCTGCCCGGCCTTATCCACAAGGTGCACCTGGCGAAGA GCAGTGGCTCTGCCCTGACAGTGTGGGGTACAGGGAAACCACGGAGGCAGTTCATCTACTCGCTG GACTTGGCCCGGCTCTTCATCTGGGTCCTACGGGAGTACAGTGAGGTGGAGCCCATCATCCTCTCAG TGGGCGAGGAAGATGAGGTCTCCATCAAGGAGGCAGCTGAGGCTGTGATGGAGGCCATGGGCTTCCACGGGGAAGTCACC TATGATACCACCAAGTCAGACGGGCAGTTTAAGAAGACAGCCAGCAACAGCAAGCTTCGGGGCTACCTACCTGACTTCCGGTTCACACCTTTCAAGCAGG CTGTAAAGGAGACCTGTGCCTGGTTCACTGACAACTATGAGCAGGCCCGGAAGTAA
- the Gfus gene encoding GDP-L-fucose synthase isoform X3 yields MGDPQRSMRILVTGGSGLVGRAIQKVVEDGAGLPGEEWVFVSSKDADLTDTAQTQALFQRVQPTHVIHLAAMVGGLFRNIKYNLDFWEELDEQAQRRNVHINDNVLHSAFEVGVCKVVSCLSTCIFPDKTTYPIDETMIHNGPPHNSNFGYSYAKRMIDVQNRAYFQQHGCTFTAVIPTNVFGPHDNFNIEDGHVLPGLIHKVHLAKSSGSALTVWGTGKPRRQFIYSLDLARLFIWVLREYSEVEPIILSVGEEDEVSIKEAAEAVMEAMGFHGEVTVSFEAL; encoded by the exons ATGGGTGACCCCCAGAGGTCCATGCGGATCCTAGTGACAGGGGGCTCTGGACTGGTGGGCAGAGCCATCCAGAAGGTGGTGGAAGATGGGGCTGGCCTTCCTGGAGAGGAATGGGTGTTTGTCTCCTCCAAAGATGCCGATCTCAC GGACACAGCACAGACCCAAGCCCTGTTCCAGAGGGTCCAGCCCACTCATGTCATCCACCTTGCTGCAATGGTAGGGGGCCTGTTCCGGAATATCAAATACAATTTGGACTTCTGG GAGGAGTTAGACGAACAGGCACAG AGGAGGAATGTGCACATCAACGACAATGTCCTGCATTCTGCCTTCGAGGTGGGCGTCTGCAAGGTGGTCTCCTGCCTGTCCACCTGTATCTTCCCTGACAAGACCACCTACCCTATTGATGAGACCATG ATCCACAACGGGCCACCCCACAACAGCAATTTTGGGTACTCCTACGCCAAGAGGATGATTGACGTGCAGAACAG GGCCTATTTTCAGCAGCATGGCTGCACATTCACCGCTGTCATCCCCACCAACGTCTTTGGGCCCCACGACAACTTCAACATTGAAGATGGCCATGTGCTGCCCGGCCTTATCCACAAGGTGCACCTGGCGAAGA GCAGTGGCTCTGCCCTGACAGTGTGGGGTACAGGGAAACCACGGAGGCAGTTCATCTACTCGCTG GACTTGGCCCGGCTCTTCATCTGGGTCCTACGGGAGTACAGTGAGGTGGAGCCCATCATCCTCTCAG TGGGCGAGGAAGATGAGGTCTCCATCAAGGAGGCAGCTGAGGCTGTGATGGAGGCCATGGGCTTCCACGGGGAAGTCACCGTATCCTTTGAGGCACTCTAG
- the Gfus gene encoding GDP-L-fucose synthase isoform X1, whose product MGDPQRSMRILVTGGSGLVGRAIQKVVEDGAGLPGEEWVFVSSKDADLTDTAQTQALFQRVQPTHVIHLAAMVGGLFRNIKYNLDFWEELDEQAQRRNVHINDNVLHSAFEVGVCKVVSCLSTCIFPDKTTYPIDETMIHNGPPHNSNFGYSYAKRMIDVQNRAYFQQHGCTFTAVIPTNVFGPHDNFNIEDGHVLPGLIHKVHLAKSSGSALTVWGTGKPRRQFIYSLDLARLFIWVLREYSEVEPIILSVGEEDEVSIKEAAEAVMEAMGFHGEVTYDTTKSDGQFKKTASNSKLRGYLPDFRFTPFKQAVKETCAWFTDNYEQARK is encoded by the exons ATGGGTGACCCCCAGAGGTCCATGCGGATCCTAGTGACAGGGGGCTCTGGACTGGTGGGCAGAGCCATCCAGAAGGTGGTGGAAGATGGGGCTGGCCTTCCTGGAGAGGAATGGGTGTTTGTCTCCTCCAAAGATGCCGATCTCAC GGACACAGCACAGACCCAAGCCCTGTTCCAGAGGGTCCAGCCCACTCATGTCATCCACCTTGCTGCAATGGTAGGGGGCCTGTTCCGGAATATCAAATACAATTTGGACTTCTGG GAGGAGTTAGACGAACAGGCACAG AGGAGGAATGTGCACATCAACGACAATGTCCTGCATTCTGCCTTCGAGGTGGGCGTCTGCAAGGTGGTCTCCTGCCTGTCCACCTGTATCTTCCCTGACAAGACCACCTACCCTATTGATGAGACCATG ATCCACAACGGGCCACCCCACAACAGCAATTTTGGGTACTCCTACGCCAAGAGGATGATTGACGTGCAGAACAG GGCCTATTTTCAGCAGCATGGCTGCACATTCACCGCTGTCATCCCCACCAACGTCTTTGGGCCCCACGACAACTTCAACATTGAAGATGGCCATGTGCTGCCCGGCCTTATCCACAAGGTGCACCTGGCGAAGA GCAGTGGCTCTGCCCTGACAGTGTGGGGTACAGGGAAACCACGGAGGCAGTTCATCTACTCGCTG GACTTGGCCCGGCTCTTCATCTGGGTCCTACGGGAGTACAGTGAGGTGGAGCCCATCATCCTCTCAG TGGGCGAGGAAGATGAGGTCTCCATCAAGGAGGCAGCTGAGGCTGTGATGGAGGCCATGGGCTTCCACGGGGAAGTCACC TATGATACCACCAAGTCAGACGGGCAGTTTAAGAAGACAGCCAGCAACAGCAAGCTTCGGGGCTACCTACCTGACTTCCGGTTCACACCTTTCAAGCAGG CTGTAAAGGAGACCTGTGCCTGGTTCACTGACAACTATGAGCAGGCCCGGAAGTAA
- the Gfus gene encoding GDP-L-fucose synthase isoform X2, translating to MGDPQRSMRILVTGGSGLVGRAIQKVVEDGAGLPGEEWVFVSSKDADLTDTAQTQALFQRVQPTHVIHLAAMVGGLFRNIKYNLDFWRRNVHINDNVLHSAFEVGVCKVVSCLSTCIFPDKTTYPIDETMIHNGPPHNSNFGYSYAKRMIDVQNRAYFQQHGCTFTAVIPTNVFGPHDNFNIEDGHVLPGLIHKVHLAKSSGSALTVWGTGKPRRQFIYSLDLARLFIWVLREYSEVEPIILSVGEEDEVSIKEAAEAVMEAMGFHGEVTYDTTKSDGQFKKTASNSKLRGYLPDFRFTPFKQAVKETCAWFTDNYEQARK from the exons ATGGGTGACCCCCAGAGGTCCATGCGGATCCTAGTGACAGGGGGCTCTGGACTGGTGGGCAGAGCCATCCAGAAGGTGGTGGAAGATGGGGCTGGCCTTCCTGGAGAGGAATGGGTGTTTGTCTCCTCCAAAGATGCCGATCTCAC GGACACAGCACAGACCCAAGCCCTGTTCCAGAGGGTCCAGCCCACTCATGTCATCCACCTTGCTGCAATGGTAGGGGGCCTGTTCCGGAATATCAAATACAATTTGGACTTCTGG AGGAGGAATGTGCACATCAACGACAATGTCCTGCATTCTGCCTTCGAGGTGGGCGTCTGCAAGGTGGTCTCCTGCCTGTCCACCTGTATCTTCCCTGACAAGACCACCTACCCTATTGATGAGACCATG ATCCACAACGGGCCACCCCACAACAGCAATTTTGGGTACTCCTACGCCAAGAGGATGATTGACGTGCAGAACAG GGCCTATTTTCAGCAGCATGGCTGCACATTCACCGCTGTCATCCCCACCAACGTCTTTGGGCCCCACGACAACTTCAACATTGAAGATGGCCATGTGCTGCCCGGCCTTATCCACAAGGTGCACCTGGCGAAGA GCAGTGGCTCTGCCCTGACAGTGTGGGGTACAGGGAAACCACGGAGGCAGTTCATCTACTCGCTG GACTTGGCCCGGCTCTTCATCTGGGTCCTACGGGAGTACAGTGAGGTGGAGCCCATCATCCTCTCAG TGGGCGAGGAAGATGAGGTCTCCATCAAGGAGGCAGCTGAGGCTGTGATGGAGGCCATGGGCTTCCACGGGGAAGTCACC TATGATACCACCAAGTCAGACGGGCAGTTTAAGAAGACAGCCAGCAACAGCAAGCTTCGGGGCTACCTACCTGACTTCCGGTTCACACCTTTCAAGCAGG CTGTAAAGGAGACCTGTGCCTGGTTCACTGACAACTATGAGCAGGCCCGGAAGTAA
- the Pycr3 gene encoding pyrroline-5-carboxylate reductase 3, whose protein sequence is MEAAAVPAGLRVGFVGAGRMAEAIAQGLIRAGKVEAKQVLASAPTDRNLCHFRALGCQTTHSNQEVLQSCSLVIFATKPQVLPAVLKEVAPVVTAEHVLVSVAAGVSLSTLEELLPLNTRVLRVSPNLPCIVQEGAMVMARGHHAGSEEAKLLQNLLEACGQCEEVPEAYVDIHTGLSGSGVAFVCTFSEALAEGAIKMGMPSALAHRIAAQTLLGTAKLLQQEGQHPAQLRTDVLTPAGTTIYGLHALEQGGLRAATMSAVEAATCRAKELSRK, encoded by the exons ATGGAGGCTGCGGCGGTGCCAGCCGGGCTGCGCGTGGGCTTCGTGGGCGCGGGCCGCATGGCGGAAGCCATTGCGCAAGGCCTCATCCGAGCAG GCAAAGTGGAAGCTAAGCAGGTGCTGGCCAGTGCACCAACAGACAGGAACCTCTGCCACTTccgg GCTCTGGGTTGCCAGACCACTCACTCTAACCAGGAAGTGCTGCAGAGCTGCTCGCTGGTCATCTTTGCCACCAAGCCCCAAGTCCTGCCAGCTGTCCTGAAAGAGGTGGCTCCTGTGGTCACTGCTGAGCATGTCTTGGTGTCTGTGGCTGCTGGGGTCTCCCTGAGcaccctggaggag CTGCTGCCCCTGAACACACGAGTGCTACGAGTCTCACCCAATCTGCCCTGCATAGTCCAGGAGGGGGCCATGGTGATGGCACGGGGTCACCATGCTGGGAGCGAGGAGGCCAAGCTCCTGCAAAATCTGCTGGAGGCCTGTGGGCAGTGTGAGGAGGTGCCTGAGGCTTATGTGGACATCCACACTGGCCTCAGTGGCAGTGGTGTAGCCTTT GTGTGCACATTCTCTGAGGCCCTGGCTGAAGGCGCCATCAAGATGGGTATGCCCAGTGCTCTGGCTCACCGCATTGCTGCCCAGACCCTGCTG GGGACAGCCAAGCTGCTGCAGCAGGAGGGACAGCACCCGGCCCAACTACGGACAGATGTGCTTACACCAGCTGGCACCACCATCTATGGGCTCCACGCCTTGGAACAAGGTGGACTGCGAGCGGCTACTATGAGTGCTGTGGAAGCTGCCACCTGCCGGGCAAAAGAGCTCAGCAGGAAATAG